From one Suicoccus acidiformans genomic stretch:
- the gatC gene encoding Asp-tRNA(Asn)/Glu-tRNA(Gln) amidotransferase subunit GatC, protein MISRDKVQHIAHLAKLHLTDADLDHMEKEINDTIEMFEALQAVDTEGVEPTYYGNRKRNVMRDDKPIDSGKKEALLANAPDAQDGYIRVPVILEKEDA, encoded by the coding sequence GTGATCAGTCGCGATAAAGTTCAACATATCGCTCACTTGGCCAAGTTGCATTTAACGGATGCAGACTTGGACCATATGGAGAAAGAAATTAACGATACCATCGAAATGTTTGAAGCCTTACAAGCTGTGGATACAGAAGGTGTGGAGCCAACGTATTATGGTAACCGTAAACGCAATGTAATGCGCGACGATAAACCAATTGACAGTGGCAAGAAAGAAGCACTCTTAGCTAATGCCCCTGACGCACAAGATGGTTATATCCGTGTACCAGTGATTTTAGAGAAGGAGGACGCTTAA
- a CDS encoding CamS family sex pheromone protein, with translation MKERIFKLSTLLVAATVFLTGCLNSGTGDEEAESLGPNEATVQTTSSQLSNDYYRAVIVDGQYQLGASANADASTSSAGNVEAFEEGLLRISKEVFPTDQYYMQEGQIIDEETMTSWLSRESPTNPEGLNPAAPDEEEIRQRASESVAPSDAPEDPENPENIDNPEQEGLESSESSVSDPAESTQDEPGEGEALMAPPGNVSNTPIYISQIMEKDIMTETDDGFAISGIVIGLAMNSVYEYTDANGVVHQQEISVGEMRERGKQYANIIVGRLRNTEELRSVPIVVGLYSTAPNNAVVGGTYMVDGISREGNAVTDWTERNEYRVALPLVSSDQQTDQFLYFDNFQQEVAGFFPNLNGISGEALYADDQLVSLEIEVVTQFYQKSEITALAQHINDVAQRTLPSEVAIEITIRSANGIEAYVGRPAGATQFENHIFN, from the coding sequence ATGAAAGAGCGGATCTTTAAATTAAGCACCTTGCTTGTAGCCGCGACGGTATTTCTCACTGGCTGTTTAAATAGCGGTACGGGTGATGAAGAAGCCGAAAGTTTAGGGCCGAATGAAGCGACGGTGCAGACAACGTCTAGTCAGTTGTCGAATGATTATTACCGGGCGGTGATTGTAGATGGTCAGTATCAATTAGGCGCTTCGGCCAATGCTGATGCAAGTACCAGCTCAGCAGGTAATGTGGAAGCTTTTGAGGAAGGGCTCTTACGTATTAGTAAGGAAGTCTTCCCGACAGATCAATATTATATGCAAGAAGGGCAAATTATTGATGAAGAGACGATGACGAGCTGGCTGTCTCGGGAATCACCGACAAATCCGGAAGGATTGAACCCGGCAGCTCCTGATGAAGAAGAGATTCGCCAGCGTGCCAGTGAATCGGTCGCCCCTTCAGATGCACCAGAAGATCCAGAAAATCCGGAAAATATTGACAATCCCGAGCAAGAGGGCCTTGAATCTTCTGAAAGTAGTGTCAGTGACCCGGCAGAAAGTACCCAAGACGAGCCAGGTGAGGGGGAAGCCCTTATGGCACCACCGGGTAATGTGAGCAATACACCGATTTATATTTCACAAATTATGGAAAAAGATATTATGACAGAGACAGATGATGGCTTTGCTATAAGCGGTATTGTTATCGGTCTGGCCATGAATAGTGTCTATGAATATACGGATGCCAATGGGGTTGTACACCAACAGGAAATTTCGGTAGGGGAAATGCGTGAACGCGGTAAGCAATATGCCAATATTATTGTCGGCCGCCTGCGTAACACTGAGGAGCTGCGTTCAGTGCCGATTGTCGTAGGACTGTATAGCACAGCGCCTAATAATGCGGTTGTAGGGGGTACTTATATGGTTGATGGGATTTCCCGTGAGGGAAATGCTGTGACGGATTGGACCGAGCGCAATGAATACCGCGTTGCCCTACCACTAGTCTCTTCGGACCAACAAACCGATCAGTTTTTATATTTTGACAATTTCCAACAGGAAGTAGCTGGCTTCTTCCCGAATCTGAATGGTATTAGCGGGGAAGCACTTTATGCAGATGATCAGTTAGTGTCCTTGGAGATTGAAGTAGTAACCCAGTTCTATCAGAAATCAGAAATTACTGCCCTAGCCCAGCATATTAACGATGTAGCCCAGCGCACCTTGCCAAGTGAAGTGGCTATTGAAATTACCATTCGCTCAGCTAACGGCATTGAAGCTTATGTTGGTAGACCGGCCGGTGCAACTCAATTTGAAAATCATATCTTCAATTAG